In Solanum stenotomum isolate F172 chromosome 6, ASM1918654v1, whole genome shotgun sequence, one DNA window encodes the following:
- the LOC125867171 gene encoding MADS-box transcription factor PHERES 2-like — MTRNKVNYAFIEDDSKRKISYNKRLKGLLKKSDELKTLCDVEVATVIYGRYRNEPYTFPNNDVVRNTFIKFKELPTLDRSKNMVTREEFTMQRIKKLEEQLQKVIKENRVKEMTNEMYEVFERKTVSVDMNPSYLNDLSCVIKKNLKQVRELMIKEANGEGSTSNAPQPIVDLMVPSRNNSEGPTDPSPLLFSQMFPPMVPQFFSPMPQDMVVGKTPGLIHPMPSTIMYSPIPSPTMDSIVPSPIIDSPMPSLMIAPPMYSPVPPTINQQMEVSMDIPSIGISTSMNNNQNSSVNLPDSHIISGFLNWKDDVVITLLDDPLFKNNNVQDPIHTKKF; from the coding sequence ATGACTAGAAACAAAGTGAACTATGCTTTCATTGAAGATGATAGCAAAAGAAAAATCTCATATAATAAAAGACTGAAAGGTCTCTTGAAAAAATCAGATGAACTGAAAACACTTTGTGATGTTGAAGTGGCTACAGTCATATACGGCCGTTACAGAAATGAACCATATACATTTCCAAATAATGATGTTGTACGCAACACTTTTATAAAGTTTAAGGAGTTGCCGACATTGGATAGATCTAAAAACATGGTTACAAGAGAAGAGTTCACCATGCAACGGATCAAGAAGTTGGAGGAACAACTTCAAAAGGTAATAAAGGAAAATAGGGTCAAGGAAATGACAAATGAAATGTATgaggtgttcgagagaaaaacTGTTTCAGTAGACATGAACCCTTCCTATCTCAACGACCTAAGTTGTGTAATCAAGAAGAATCTCAAACAAGTACGTGAACTAATGATAAAAGAGGCTAATGGAGAGGGTTCTACATCGAATGCCCCTCAACCCATTGTTGATCTAATGGTACCCAGTAGGAACAATTCTGAAGGACCGACGGATCCTTCTCCTCTTTTGTTTTCACAAATGTTTCCTCCAATGGttccacaatttttttctcCAATGCCTCAAGACATGGTTGTTGGAAAAACACCTGGACTGATCCATCCAATGCCGTCAACAATAATGTATTCTCCGATTCCTTCACCAACGATGGATTCAATAGTGCCTTCACCAATAATTGATTCTCCGATGCCTTCATTAATGATAGCTCCTCCAATGTATTCTCCAGTGCCTCCTACAATAAACCAGCAAATGGAAGTTTCAATGGATATACCTTCAATTGGTATATCAACATCAATGAATAATAATCAGAATTCCTCTGTTAACTTACCAGATAGTCATATAATTTCTGGGTTTCTCAACTGGAAGGATGATGTTGTGATAACTTTATTGGATGAtcctttatttaaaaataataatgtgcaAGATCCAATCCATACCAAAAAATTCTAA
- the LOC125867172 gene encoding agamous-like MADS-box protein AGL80: MTRNKVNNAFFEDDSKRKFSYNKRLKGLLKKSDELKTLCDVEVATVIYGPYRNEPYTFPNNDVVRNTFIKFKELPTLDRSKNMVTREEFTMKRIKKLEEQLQKVRKENRVKEMTNEMDEMFEKKTISVDMNPFYLNDLRCVIKKNLKQVRELMIKEANGEGSTSNAPQPIVEPMVPSRNNSEGQTNPSPLLFSQMFPPMVPQLFSPMPQHMVVGKTPGLTHPMPSTIMDSLIPSPTMDSLMPSPMIDSPMPSLVMAPPMYSPVSPTMNQQMELSMDIPSIVQVAVKPLFRKGLDIPICVILRDGRFLNFDDSMLGVLQSNLADGPVYFNCYPNFSVDINDPNVMD, from the exons ATGACTAGAAACAAAGTGAACAATGCTTTCTTTGAAGATGatagtaaaagaaaattttcatataataaaagACTGAAAGGGCTCTTGAAAAAATCTGACGAACTGAAAACACTTTGTGATGTTGAAGTGGCTACAGTCATATACGGTCCTTACAGAAACGAACCATATACATTTCCAAATAATGATGTTGTACGCAAcacttttataaaatttaaggaGTTGCCGACATTGGATAGATCTAAAAACATGGTGACAAGAGAAGAGTTCACCATGAAAAGGATCAAGAAGTTGGAGGAACAACTTCAAAAGGTAAGAAAGGAAAATAGGGTCAAGGAAATGACAAATGAAATGGATGAGATGTTCGAGAAAAAAACTATTTCTGTTGACATGAACCCTTTCTATCTCAACGACCTACGTTGTGTAATCAAGAAGAATCTCAAACAAGTACGTGAACTAATGATAAAAGAGGCTAATGGAGAGGGTTCTACATCGAATGCCCCTCAACCCATTGTTGAACCAATGGTACCTAGCAGGAACAACTCTGAAGGACAAACGAATCCTTCTCCTCTATTGTTTTCACAAATGTTTCCTCCAATGGTTCCACAATTATTTTCTCCAATGCCTCAACACATGGTTGTTGGAAAAACACCTGGACTGACCCATCCAATGCCTTCAACAATAATGGATTCTCTGATTCCTTCACCAACGATGGATTCTCTAATGCCTTCACCAATGATTGATTCTCCGATGCCTTCATTAGTGATGGCTCCTCCAATGTATTCTCCAGTGTCTCCTACAATGAACCAGCAAATGGAACTTTCAATGGATATCCCTTCAATTG TACAGGTTGCTGTAAAGCCTCTATTTAGAAAAGGCCTCGATATTCCTATTTGTGTCATCCTTAGAGATGGcaggtttttgaattttgatgacTCTATGTTAGGAGTTTTGCAGAGCAATCTTGCTGATGGGCCAGTTTACTTTAATTGTTATCCTAACTTCTCTGTTGACATTAATGATCCTAATGTCATGGACTGA